The DNA region ATTATCTGGCCAGATCGGATGCTGATGCTGTTTGCACGCGATATACTCGCGCGCCATCCGGGGGCCGATGTGCTCTTCGATGTGAAATGCTCACGCCAGCTCAACCAGGTGATCAGCAGCTACGGCGGCCGGCCGATCATGTGGAAAACCGGCCACTCACCGATGAAAGCCAAAATGGTCGAAACCGGAGCTCTCATTGGCGGGGAATATTCCGGCCATATTTTTATCAAGGATCGCTGGTATGGTTTTGACGATGGCCTTTACGCCATGGCACGTTTGCTGGAAATCATCACCCTGCGCGACCAGAAGATCGATGATATTTTTGCCAGTTTCCCCCCCATGGTCATTACCCCGGAATTAAAAATCCCGAGCAGTGACCGCAACAAGTTCGCGCTTATCGAAAAATTGCAGGCACAGGGCGATTTCCAGAATGGCGCCATTACCACCATCGATGGTTTGCGCGTGGATTTCCCCAAGGGCTGGGGCCTGGTGCGCGCCTCCAATACATCGCCGGCACTGACGTTGCGCTTTGAGGCGGAAAGCCAGGAAATGCTGGTCAAGATCCAACAATTGTTTAAACGCGAGCTGCTTAAAGTCGATAGTAGCCTTGCGCTCCCTTTTTAACCTCTCGCTATAGGATTTCACCATGTCTCTCAGCCGTGAATCAGCAATGAATATCGCCAATGTACTTACCGAAGCCCTGCCTTACATCCAGCGCTTTACGGGTAAAACCGTCGTTGTCAAATTCGGTGGCAACGCGATGGAAGGCGAAGCGCTGCAAAACAGTTTTGCGCGCGATATCGTATTAATGAAACTGGTCGGTATGAACCCGGTAGTGGTTCACGGCGGCGGACCACAAATTGGCAGCCTGCTGGAAAAACTCAATATCAAATCCGAATTTATCAACGGCATGCGTGTTACCGACAGCGCCACCATGGATGTGGTTGAAATGGTGCTGGGCGGCACGGTCAATAAACAAATCGTCAGCCTGATCAATCGCAATGGCGGCCAGGCCATAGGCCTCACCGGCAAAGATGGCCAACTGATCCGCGCCAAAAAGCTGACCGTTACCCATAAAACCCCCGAGATGCTGGCTCCGGAAATTCTCGACATAGGCCATGTCGGTGAAGTGCAAAGCGTGAATACCGCTGTGATTGATATGTTAATCAACAGCGATTTTATTCCGGTGATTGCCCCTATCGGGGTCGGCGAAGACGGCGC from Cellvibrio japonicus Ueda107 includes:
- the argB gene encoding acetylglutamate kinase, with the translated sequence MSLSRESAMNIANVLTEALPYIQRFTGKTVVVKFGGNAMEGEALQNSFARDIVLMKLVGMNPVVVHGGGPQIGSLLEKLNIKSEFINGMRVTDSATMDVVEMVLGGTVNKQIVSLINRNGGQAIGLTGKDGQLIRAKKLTVTHKTPEMLAPEILDIGHVGEVQSVNTAVIDMLINSDFIPVIAPIGVGEDGASYNINADLVAGKIAEFLRAEKLMLLTNVSGLQDKQGNVLTGLSTEQVDALIADGTIYGGMLPKIACALDAVKGGVTSAHIIDGRVDHAVLLEIFTDAGVGTLITNKPKA